Part of the Bacteroidales bacterium genome is shown below.
ATTTGAAATAACAATAACCGGAATTTGTACAGAAATATCAATTTCTCTCAAATCAAAAAGAATATCAAGACCTTTTGTATCATCTTCATAATTTATATCTAATAATATTATATCGGGTTTATATTCTTTTATAATATCAAAAGCTTCGCCTGAAATCTTTGAAACAAGAATTAAATATGACTGAACCTCATCGGTAAAGCTTTTTTTAATAAGCCCTATAACATCTTGATTGTCAGATATAATAAGTATAGTATATTCAGCGTGATTAATCATCCGTTCTTAAAACTGAAAGTTATTATTAAAATTAGTAATTGTTACTACAAATATTTTGCCTCTAATGTAGATATTGTAAATTGATTTTAAAAATTCAATTTATATATTTTTAAGTTTTAAGTTTTCAATCAACAAATAACAACAATACACACAAAAAGGGATATTACTTTACGAAATTATTTTTTATTGCAAAAGCAACAAGAGAGGCTGTGTTACCTGTGCTTGTTTTTAATAATAAATTGGCTCTGTGGTTATCAACTGTTCTGTTGCTGATAAAAAGTTTTTCGGCAATTTTTACATTTGTAAAACCGTCGCATATAAGTTGTAAAACTTCTAATTCCCTTTTTGTCAATTTTACTTTTTCTTTAATTTTGTTTCGATTTGTTTCTTCGTCGAATGTTAAAATATTTTTGATATTAAGAATTTCTTCGGCGATTTTTTCTTTTCCGGTTGATAACAAAAAATCTACAATTTTTCGAAACTCATTGTTTTCGATATTATAAGTTTTTGTATTTTCAGAAGCATTATTAATTTGTTTTACGGTTCCGATAAGAGAGCTCCGGTTTCCTATTTCAATATGTTTTGCAAAAACATCAATAAAAACAGCTTTTTTAGTTTTGTTGATAAAAGAAATTTTCAATTGGACCGAGTCGTGTATTTTATTAAGAACGGATTTTAATTTTGCCAATATTAATTCGGGATCATTAATAATAATTTTACTCAAAGAGATATTGTTTAGTACTTGTTTTGAGTATCCGGTTATTTCTTGCAATTTCTCGTTAATAAGAAAGAAATGATCTTCTTTAAATATAAAAATACCTATGAACGGATTATGCAGAAGTGATTCAAATTCTTTTTTATGGGTATTTTTAAGGTGTTCATGTTTTTCAAGTCTTTTTTTTACACAAAACAAAAGGTTATCCATTTCCAGAGGTTTTGTAATGTAATCGTCAGCACCTAATTTCAGACCTGCTTTAAAGTCCTCCACTTGAGCTCTGGCTGTTAAGAAAATAAAAGGGGCGGAATATGAAGGAATTTTCTCAATTGTCTTAAGCACCTCATAACCTCCCATCTTAGGCATTTCTATATCGCATATAATTAAATCCGGACTGTGTTGTATTACCATTTGAACACCCTCTACTCCATTCTTTGCAGTATAGGTTTTAAAGCCTTCAAATGTTAAAAAGTCAGAAACCTCTTCCAAAAGTGGAGCAAAATCGTCAATTATTAGAATTCTTTTTTTCTTCATACTGATATTCTCTTATTTGTTACCAATCAAGATTAATTTAATTTTATTTATTAATATTTCTGAGCTGACAGGTTTGATTATGTATAAATCGTTATTTAGACATTTTGCTTTTTCGACAGCAGTTTTTTCTGCTTTAGCCGAAAGGAATATAACCGGAATATCTCGTGTTTTTGGATTCTTTCTGATTTGCCGGAATAGTTCAAATCCGCCCATTTCGGGCATTACAATATCAGTTATCACTAATTTTGGTCTTAATATTCTTATTTCTTCAAGACCGATTTTCCCGTTTTTTGCTTCTGTAACATTATAGCCTTCCATTGACAGTATATCACATATTTCTTCTCTAACGGCTATATTGTCTTCGACAACTAGTATTTGATTTTTCATAATATATATTGATTAGTGATTAACTCTCAATAAACTGTTCTGATATGTTACGGAATCTGATTTGTTGTTGTTTTTGTAATATTATCGTAAATTTTGTTCCTTTTCTTTGGTCGCTTTCTACGGTAACATCACCTTTTAGTAATTCTACAGATTCTTTTACTATGGCAAGTCCGAGTCCTGTTCCTTGTATTGTTTCAACATTTCTTCCTCTTCTGAATGGATTAAAAATGCTTTTCAGTTCTTCTTCTTTTATTCCGATTCCTTTGTCTATGACTTCGAATTTGATGTCTTTTTTGTTTACAGATACATTAAATATTACTTCATCGGCATCAGGCGAAAATTTTATGGCATTACTCAGCAAGTTTATAAAAATATTTCTTAGAATCTTTGTGTCTGAGGTTATTATACATTTATTTTTATTGCATTTGAAATTAATCTTATGAGAGTTTTTTGTTGCTATTATAACATCTTCAATGATAGTTTCAAGTTCTTCTATCATATCAATTCTTTGCGGGTTGTATTTAATTTTACCGTTTTCTATTTTTCCTATTGTCAAAACGTCTTCAAGTAATTTAGTCATATGGTTGACTTGTGTTTCAATTTTTTCGGCTTTTTTCAATATTTTTTCCTTTTCGGCTCTGTCGTAATATTTTTTTACAAAACCGGCTGCAAATTTTATTGCTGACAGAGGTGTTCTGAATTCGTGAGAAGCCATTGATACAAACTGTGATTTTAATTCGCTTAGTTCTTTTTCTTTTTCCAGTGCTTCGATTAATTTATGTGTTCTTTCTTCAACTTTCTTTTCTAAATCCGCTTTGTATATTTCTCTTTCTGTAATATCTTGTGCTATGCATATTATACGACTTACGTTTTCGTTTTCATCAATTTGTGTTGTGCTGCTTATAAGCATTCTTATAAGTATTCCTTTTTTTGTTTTTATATCTAATTCTTCGTTTGTAATACTGTTACCGGATAAAATATAGCTCATTAAGTTAGAAAACACAGAATCTTCTCGTATAATAAAAATGTCTTTAAAGTGTTTGTTTTTTACTTTATTTCTGCTGTGCCCCGTAAGCATTTCGGCGGCATTATTCCATTCTTTAATTTTTCCGAAAATATCTATTCCGAAAATAGGAAGGTTTATGCTGCCTATTAAGCTGAGATATTCTGATTTAGTTTGAATTTGTTTTCTTTTAGCTCTCATATAAGACGAGATATCTTTTATTATAACCAATAACCTCGGCTCTACCCCTTTGTATATTCTTCTGAAATTAAGTTCTATCCAAACTTCTTTATTGAAGTTTGACGTTCCTTCTATAAGTCTTTTTTCCGATGAGCCGGTTTTTATGCATTCTATGGCAATATTAATAAGTTGAAGTTTTTTCCAATTTCTTTTTTCTCTGAAATTTTGGTTTAAGATACTTTCGGTATCAGTCCCGAGAATTGTTGCATAATTATCTGAAACAAAAACACATTCTCCGTTTCTTTTGTATATGGCATAGCCCAGTTCTCCGACATTGATTATTTGCTTATTAAGTTCGTGTATTTCTTGAAGCTCTTTTTCTTTTCTTTTTTCTTCCGTAATATTTTCAACAATTCCTTCAAAATATATATCTCCTTTTTCGTCTTGCAATTCAACGACATTTTCTCTTACATATTTCAGTTTATTTTTTTTATCTTTCCATATACTCTCAAAACCTGTAATATAACCGTTCTTTTCTATGGTGTTTTTAATTTTTAATCTGTTTACGGTAACATCACAGTCTGTTTCAAGGTTACAGTTTTTAATTTCAGAAAAAGAATTATATCCCAGTATTTTACAAAAAGCTTTATTTGCTTTAACTATTTTACCGTTTGGGGTTGTTCTGTACATTCCCAATATTGAGTTTTCAAAAAGCAAACGAAAGTGTTTTTCCGATTTTATCAGTTTTTCTCTTATTATTTTATATGCAGTTATGTCTTCTTTTACGGAAACAAAAAAAATTATTTCTCCTTTGTCATTGATAATAGGTTTTATACTTGCTTTTTCCCAGTATAATTCTCCGTTCTTTTTTCTGTTGCAAAATTCCCCGTTCCAGGTATAACCGAGAGTAATGGTATCCCATAATTTTTTGTAGAAAGTGTCTGTTTGTTTTCCTGACTTTAAAATTCCGGGGGTTCTTCCTATCACATCTTTGGCTGTATAGCCGGTCATTTCCGTAAATTTGGGATTTGTATATTTTATTTTTCCGTTAGTATCTGTTATTATTATACCTACCGGGCCTTGTGTTACTGCAGCTGATAACAACCTAATTTTTTCTTTCGTTTTATTTTTTTCTGAAATATTATTTACAAATGCCAAAATTACTTGTTTATTACCTTTTTTAACTAATTTCAGATATACAGATACGGGATATTTTTTATTGTTTAAGGTTTTATGTGATGTTTCAAAATAAACCTCTTTATTAGCTTTAAGCTTTTTAAGATATTTTATGTATGTTTTTTTATTTTGACCTGATTGAAAATAGTAAATTTTATGTTTTAAGATATCAATATTTGATATTCCGAGATTTTTATACGATTTAGAATTTGCATACATTATATTAAAGGATGAAGGGTTTATAATGTAAACTTCATTTAATCCGGTTTCTAAAGCACTCAATAGGTCAAGTCGTTCATTTTGCAATGATTTTAATTCTGTAATATCTTTATATAAGCATAAGTAGTCAGTTGTTTCATTATTATTTATTTTAGAGAATGTTCCCAGCAAGTACCTGTAATCACCAGGAAAAACGACTTCATTTTGAAAACATCCGTATTTGTCTGCATATTCGTGTCCGCACCAACTACAAACTTTTTCAAAACCGAAAAGTGCCTTATAGCAAGTTACTCCGTTTTCTTTGTATCCAAACTTATTAACCGCTGCTGTGTTCATGTATTGCAATTTTTTATCTTTACTGCAAATTGTAATAATATCCGGATTTGCATTCAGTATTGAGCGATATTTCTTTTCACTTTCTTGAAGAGCTTTTTGTTTTTTAATATTTTCACTTATATCGTAAACAATTACTTCGAAGTTTGTTGTTTCTCCGTTTTTTTGTATAATGAACGTGCTGCCTGTTACCCATTTTATGGTTTTGTTTTTTGTAATAATCCTGTAAGGCTTATGATTTATTCTTATACTATTGCCTGTATTATTTGTTTTAATTTCATTTTTTAAGTAAGGCATGTCTTCTTTATATATTATATCCTCAAAGGTTATATTTTTATTAATAAAGTCAGAAATCCGATAACCGAAATTTCTGTATATATTATCGGAAACATAAGATACAGGCCATCCCGGTTTATTCTTCAAAGAAAAAGAAACAATAGGACTGTTGTTAATAATATCTATTTTTTCTGTAAGTGCTTTTTGTGTTTTTTTTTGTTTTATTATTTTATCAAATAATTTGATGTTTTGTTCCAAGTAAGTTTTATTCCGTTTTTTTAAGGTTTCTTTTTGCTTTGAGATTTTAGTGTGATAATAGTGTCGTTCAGTAATTTCTCTTGATTTGATTATTATATATTTTTTATTGTTAATTATTATAATGTTTGCAATAAAGTCAAAAAGAATAAATTTACTATTTTTATTATTGGGGATATTAACGGATATTTTTTTTCTTATTTTTTTTTCTTTTAATATTAGGGTTACACACTCAATTATTTCTTTTTTTGGAATATGAGGCACTATTTTGTTTAAAGGGCTGCCTGTTATATCTGCTTTTTTGAATTTAAATACTTTACTTACGGCATTATTTACTTTCTTTACTACAGGCATTTTGTCTTTTGCAACATCAACTATTATAATAGGGTCTTCAAATTCTTCAAAAATAAATTCGAATTGTTTCTCTCCGAAAGTATCGATTGTTTTATTTTGCTTTAAAGCCCTTTTAATAGTTGGCAACAGACGTATTAAATCTTCTTTTAGAATATAATCTGTAATGCCTTTTTGATAAAGTTTCTCAATTGTTTTGTCGGTTAAAGGATCTGTAATAATGATAAAAGGGATGTTATTTTTATACTGTAAAATAATTTCTGAAATATTAGAATTTAAAAATTCTGAAAAATTACAGCCTAACAGTATAATGTCTGGTTTAAAGGTGTTTAAAGTATTTTTTAGTTTATGTAAACTATGTACATATTCAACAAAATACTTAAAATCCGATTTCTTCAAGTAGTGTTCAATTTTCAGAATTTCAGTTTTGTTATTCTCTACAATTAAAATTTTTATTGTGCTGTTCATTTTTACATTAATTTATTAAACTTTTCAAAGTTATGTTTTTAAAACAATATAATTTTAGGTGAATCTACTCAAAAAACATTAAAGATAAAAGTAAGTATTTATACCTATTTCTGATAAATTTAAGAAAAAAAAATGATTTTTTAAAATAATTATGTGTCAAACTATGAAATTGTTCCTTCCGGTATAATATACTAATTATTGTTTTGATTGTTAGTGCGTAAAAAAACCTACTGTATCCGTAATGGACAATCAAACAGTGCATTGCGACGATTCTGTGATTAGGTGTTTTAACATGCTTTACATTTACTTGTTTTTATTGAGTTTTTTATCTCTTAAAGTGTAATGGTTGCAGGTGTACCTTTGTAAAAGCAAAATTTAATTCAGAATTATTAACTTATTATAAAATATACAATCATGAAAAGAATAGTCAGTTTAATATTAACAGTAGCTTTACTGAGCATGTCAGTAAGTTCATTCGCTTTATCAGCAAAATTATTTCCGACTCGGAAACCTGATAAATCATTTAAAGTCAGC
Proteins encoded:
- a CDS encoding response regulator, translated to MKKKRILIIDDFAPLLEEVSDFLTFEGFKTYTAKNGVEGVQMVIQHSPDLIICDIEMPKMGGYEVLKTIEKIPSYSAPFIFLTARAQVEDFKAGLKLGADDYITKPLEMDNLLFCVKKRLEKHEHLKNTHKKEFESLLHNPFIGIFIFKEDHFFLINEKLQEITGYSKQVLNNISLSKIIINDPELILAKLKSVLNKIHDSVQLKISFINKTKKAVFIDVFAKHIEIGNRSSLIGTVKQINNASENTKTYNIENNEFRKIVDFLLSTGKEKIAEEILNIKNILTFDEETNRNKIKEKVKLTKRELEVLQLICDGFTNVKIAEKLFISNRTVDNHRANLLLKTSTGNTASLVAFAIKNNFVK
- a CDS encoding response regulator produces the protein MKNQILVVEDNIAVREEICDILSMEGYNVTEAKNGKIGLEEIRILRPKLVITDIVMPEMGGFELFRQIRKNPKTRDIPVIFLSAKAEKTAVEKAKCLNNDLYIIKPVSSEILINKIKLILIGNK
- a CDS encoding PAS domain S-box protein, producing the protein MNSTIKILIVENNKTEILKIEHYLKKSDFKYFVEYVHSLHKLKNTLNTFKPDIILLGCNFSEFLNSNISEIILQYKNNIPFIIITDPLTDKTIEKLYQKGITDYILKEDLIRLLPTIKRALKQNKTIDTFGEKQFEFIFEEFEDPIIIVDVAKDKMPVVKKVNNAVSKVFKFKKADITGSPLNKIVPHIPKKEIIECVTLILKEKKIRKKISVNIPNNKNSKFILFDFIANIIIINNKKYIIIKSREITERHYYHTKISKQKETLKKRNKTYLEQNIKLFDKIIKQKKTQKALTEKIDIINNSPIVSFSLKNKPGWPVSYVSDNIYRNFGYRISDFINKNITFEDIIYKEDMPYLKNEIKTNNTGNSIRINHKPYRIITKNKTIKWVTGSTFIIQKNGETTNFEVIVYDISENIKKQKALQESEKKYRSILNANPDIITICSKDKKLQYMNTAAVNKFGYKENGVTCYKALFGFEKVCSWCGHEYADKYGCFQNEVVFPGDYRYLLGTFSKINNNETTDYLCLYKDITELKSLQNERLDLLSALETGLNEVYIINPSSFNIMYANSKSYKNLGISNIDILKHKIYYFQSGQNKKTYIKYLKKLKANKEVYFETSHKTLNNKKYPVSVYLKLVKKGNKQVILAFVNNISEKNKTKEKIRLLSAAVTQGPVGIIITDTNGKIKYTNPKFTEMTGYTAKDVIGRTPGILKSGKQTDTFYKKLWDTITLGYTWNGEFCNRKKNGELYWEKASIKPIINDKGEIIFFVSVKEDITAYKIIREKLIKSEKHFRLLFENSILGMYRTTPNGKIVKANKAFCKILGYNSFSEIKNCNLETDCDVTVNRLKIKNTIEKNGYITGFESIWKDKKNKLKYVRENVVELQDEKGDIYFEGIVENITEEKRKEKELQEIHELNKQIINVGELGYAIYKRNGECVFVSDNYATILGTDTESILNQNFREKRNWKKLQLINIAIECIKTGSSEKRLIEGTSNFNKEVWIELNFRRIYKGVEPRLLVIIKDISSYMRAKRKQIQTKSEYLSLIGSINLPIFGIDIFGKIKEWNNAAEMLTGHSRNKVKNKHFKDIFIIREDSVFSNLMSYILSGNSITNEELDIKTKKGILIRMLISSTTQIDENENVSRIICIAQDITEREIYKADLEKKVEERTHKLIEALEKEKELSELKSQFVSMASHEFRTPLSAIKFAAGFVKKYYDRAEKEKILKKAEKIETQVNHMTKLLEDVLTIGKIENGKIKYNPQRIDMIEELETIIEDVIIATKNSHKINFKCNKNKCIITSDTKILRNIFINLLSNAIKFSPDADEVIFNVSVNKKDIKFEVIDKGIGIKEEELKSIFNPFRRGRNVETIQGTGLGLAIVKESVELLKGDVTVESDQRKGTKFTIILQKQQQIRFRNISEQFIES